The stretch of DNA AGTGTGGCTATTTTGAAATAGTTATGGATAATGGTATAGACAGAGGTCAAATTAGAGAGCACACAATGAAATTAAGAAATGGACGAAATTGGATTTCATTTATTCATCAATGGCCAGCAGATGGCCTGTAATAAGGGATCACAACCGAATGACAGATGAGTATTGTCCTGACATAGTGCATTATATTATCCTTTCAAAAGCTAGCTCACCATTTCTGATGGACCCAACATAAACTCGCTGGACATGAGAAATCGACATCTCGTTCCTCCACCGAACCCTCTCGACAAGTTCTTCTGCAGTGTGATCCAAAGTCAGTTCTTCAAGAGTGATTAAATGTTCAATACCATCAGGCAACATCTTCAACTGTGGACAGCGTAGGAGCTTGAGATCAACTAGGCTCATCATGGCCCCTCTTTCTATCTTAATTTCCTTGAGATGTGGTCCTCCCCTTATTTTCAGTACCCTTAGGTTTGGAAATGATTCTGCAGTGAACAACATCGTATTGCCACTGTACGCATCATAGAGCTGAAGCTTAACTAACCACTGTAACCCCTTCAGACAAGAAAATGTGTCTTTGTCAAGACTTGAACGAACAAGCCTTAGAAATGTGATGTTCTTCAGATTACCAAGTGACGAGAAGAAATCAGGTAGTGATTCCTTAGATAATGCCCCTAGCAAGAAAAGCTTCTGAAGGAATGGAGGTGGCTGAAGTGCATTGAGATGCACCATTTCCTGCTCATCAGCTGCCTGGATTCCAAGGCGAGTAAGATGAGTCATATTGCTAATGGCCTCGAACAGATTTTTGCAATGGCAACCTTGCACTTCGCTGATTCGAAATGTTCTCAACTCCACAAGAGCGCCAATGCAACGGACCACTTCAGCACTAGCTTCCATCAGTAGTAGTGTTTGTAAACTCATCAAGGAACATATATTTGTAGGAGCAGGTACACCAACAGAAGGTTCAAATTGCAAAGATGATAGAACTGGTTTGGCAGTTATAATAAGATGCGTCAACTTACGAAGCTTTGTAACTTCTGCTGGGAGCTTCATGATTTTACACTTCCAGGCGTCCAAGACAAGCAAATTCTTCAGCCTTCCGACTGATCGTGGAAGACTTGCAATATTAGTTCGCCTCAGACCAAGGAAACGCAAATTAAACAAGTCAAACACCTCTTTAGGTAGCTGCTTAATTGAACTATCTTGTAGGTTCAGAACAGATAACAGCTTATTGATGCTTGACAATGAACGAAGTGAAGCAGAGGTGAAGGAATTCTGGAAAATAAGCAAGGAACGGAGGTGTGGGGCATTTTCTGCGACCTGCGCAATATCTCCACTTTCAGTTGATACACGCCTTGCTTCTCTGATGAGATCAGTTTTCAAGGGGTTATAGACACTGCCAAAATTTTCTTCATGTGCTTTGGAAAGAGCTAAAACACGAAGGATATCATGCATCTGAACTTCACAGACACATCCGGAGTCATTCCTcttcaccaccaccagcagacAACGATGGATAAGTTCAGTCAGGTAATCCTCAGCCATCTCCTCCAATGTCCCCTGCCCAATGTTCTCGACAAACCCTTCTGCAACCCAAAGTCGTACTAGAGACTTCCTTTGCATCACATAATTCTCTGGGTAAAGACAACAATACAAGAAGCAATTTCTTATATTATGCGGTAGGTCCTCCAAACTAACCTGCAGGATTATGTTCATATCCATTATAGGATTGTGGCAGAGGCGCATCTCAATATCTCTGTATACCTTTTCCCACTCCATATAACTTGTTTCTCGGAATGACAAGAGTCGCCcaatgcaaacaatagcaattGGTAAGCCATTGCACTTCTCTACAAACAGTTTAGCCCAGTGTTCCACCTTATGTGGGCAAATCATGTCTTTGCACTTCCAAAAGGCCTCTTTATAAAACAAATACTGTGCATCACGCTCTTGCAGTGGCTGCAAATGAATAAtgtttgattctggtgccaatCGTGCCACCTCGTAAAGTCTTGATGTAATAATTATCCGGCCGTTGCCACCGAGAAATGTATCTTTACTATCAAATAAAACATTCACATTCCACACATCATCAAGAACAAGAATGTACCTTTTATTTTTCAGGTAACTGCAAATTATGTCTGGTAGGCTTCTATAATCTGTCACATCAACATCCTCTGGGAAGTCCTTTCTTCGGTCATTCTTGCGGAACTCCCGAACAGTTTGTCTTAACAAGTCATCAACTTCATATCTCTGGGACACTGTGATCCAAGCACAAGTATCAAAGTCATCCTTGGCAACACTGTAAACGTGAGCAGCAAGTGTCGTCTTGCCAATGCCACCCATCCCAAGCACTGATGCTATCATATTTCGCTGATCACTCTTTTCTTTCACCCATTCCAGCAAGAAATCTTTCTCCTTCTTCACCCCCACAAGGTCCTCCTCCTTTTTGAACTGCATGGATCCTGAACACCTCCATTTTGAGCTGCCGCTTCCTGTAACCCAAGTGCCCCTCTCAAAACCCTTCAATTCATATCTGCCCCTTCTCTCTGCAGCATCCTTAAGGCTTGCTTTGGTGTCTCGGAGCCTTTCCGCCAGCCGGTACCATATCTTGATCTGTCTGATCCGCCTTACTGCCTTGAAAAGAAACATGCCATCAGCCTCTTCCCCTAGCCGGAAGGAGCACTCTGCAATGACATCATCGATTTCATAAGCGAGGCTCCTGATCTGCCTCACAAATGCAGCTGTGGCCTCATCGGTGCCCCTGAATCTCTCAGCTGCAAGCAAGAAAGCTTGAATGCTCTCCAACTCCCTCTTCACATCGCGCATCTCACGAAATAGGCCTTTCAGAGCACAACCCTCCACCCCAAAGAATGAATACGCATGCTCAACAGCCTCGTTTGTGAGGGCATCTCCGAGCTTCAGGATTAGCCAGCCCACAACGCCCTCAGCCATGCTGGCCAGTGTCTCCGGAGCTGCAAGCCTGCAACGGTTTGAGTGCACATTGAGACTCAGAATCATATGGTTTTATAAGGCCCCGGCAGCTGAATCCAATTGAGGAAGCCTAGGTTGATCAAAGCATATTCACAAGACCATAAGAATCTCGTTCTAGCACCAGGGGCGTTGATTATTTAATAATTTCTAGACGCGGGGCAAAGCATATTCCACAAGACTACATGGTTTCAGTAATATGCCCATCTGTGCGTTGGATTCTTTGGGGGCGGCAGTAACAGACTAGCAGCACAGACTAATAGCGAACAAGATGGATTATTTAATGTGATCCTCGGCTTGTTCTTTGCAATTTACACTTCGGAGAAAATAGGGAGAAACCGCGCACGAATATT from Panicum hallii strain FIL2 chromosome 3, PHallii_v3.1, whole genome shotgun sequence encodes:
- the LOC112886965 gene encoding disease resistance protein RPM1-like; amino-acid sequence: MAEGVVGWLILKLGDALTNEAVEHAYSFFGVEGCALKGLFREMRDVKRELESIQAFLLAAERFRGTDEATAAFVRQIRSLAYEIDDVIAECSFRLGEEADGMFLFKAVRRIRQIKIWYRLAERLRDTKASLKDAAERRGRYELKGFERGTWVTGSGSSKWRCSGSMQFKKEEDLVGVKKEKDFLLEWVKEKSDQRNMIASVLGMGGIGKTTLAAHVYSVAKDDFDTCAWITVSQRYEVDDLLRQTVREFRKNDRRKDFPEDVDVTDYRSLPDIICSYLKNKRYILVLDDVWNVNVLFDSKDTFLGGNGRIIITSRLYEVARLAPESNIIHLQPLQERDAQYLFYKEAFWKCKDMICPHKVEHWAKLFVEKCNGLPIAIVCIGRLLSFRETSYMEWEKVYRDIEMRLCHNPIMDMNIILQVSLEDLPHNIRNCFLYCCLYPENYVMQRKSLVRLWVAEGFVENIGQGTLEEMAEDYLTELIHRCLLVVVKRNDSGCVCEVQMHDILRVLALSKAHEENFGSVYNPLKTDLIREARRVSTESGDIAQVAENAPHLRSLLIFQNSFTSASLRSLSSINKLLSVLNLQDSSIKQLPKEVFDLFNLRFLGLRRTNIASLPRSVGRLKNLLVLDAWKCKIMKLPAEVTKLRKLTHLIITAKPVLSSLQFEPSVGVPAPTNICSLMSLQTLLLMEASAEVVRCIGALVELRTFRISEVQGCHCKNLFEAISNMTHLTRLGIQAADEQEMVHLNALQPPPFLQKLFLLGALSKESLPDFFSSLGNLKNITFLRLVRSSLDKDTFSCLKGLQWLVKLQLYDAYSGNTMLFTAESFPNLRVLKIRGGPHLKEIKIERGAMMSLVDLKLLRCPQLKMLPDGIEHLITLEELTLDHTAEELVERVRWRNEMSISHVQRVYVGSIRNGELAFERII